The Plasmodium malariae genome assembly, chromosome: 3 genome window below encodes:
- the PmUG01_03017100 gene encoding methyltransferase, putative: MFTLSSFKKLLIGVTSANVGVVLSCFYVFKKNRPLNDKSINEPSENFRIKTFDELAKNYDEKNDFIEKITSINKYKKKNFRKVHGVVLEIGAGTGRNFSYLKNIEALVCVEKSVKMCEQIKKKLEKEKPIYPVYVINNDIKNSLFKSNVFDCVISSFTLCSFEHVDESLQKVLDIMKQNGKFYLIERGIIYNKIIRYILEKLDLYPNRKIPWEYGYYENRDPLNLLKKNNFNIVFKLIKNAGSIYIITAKKHTISLSYSQSKQFTKEENNTNTVTHNHNMPSENNSNKKYIQQTVQKKTFDIDNIICQQKGIPIYYYYKNV; this comes from the exons atgtttacacTATCCTCTTTTAAGAAG cTGCTTATAGGCGTGACAAGTGCAAATGTTGGGGTGGTGTTAAGCTGTTTTTATgtcttcaaaaaaaatagacctttaaatgataaaagtataaatgaACCAAGTGAAAATTTTCGAATTAAAACTTTTGACGAGCTAGCCAAAAACTacgatgaaaaaaatgatttcatagaaaaaattacatccataaacaaatacaaaaaaaagaactttCGAAAAGTGCATGGTGTGGTACTAGAAATAGGAGCAGGGACAGGAAGAaatttttcctatttaaaaaatatagaagcCTTAGTATGTGTTGAAAAAAGCGTAAAAATGTGTGAacagataaagaaaaaattggaaaaagaaaaaccaATTTACCCTGTTTATGTTATAAacaatgatataaaaaatagtctTTTCAAATCTAATGTTTTTGACTGTGTTATTTCGTCTTTTACATTATGTTCTTTTGAACATGTGGACGAAAGTTTACAAAAAGTATTGGAcataatgaaacaaaatggaaaattttatttaattgaaagaggtattatttataacaaaatcataagatatattttagaaaaactGGATTTATACCCTAATAGGAAAATACCATGGGAATATGGCTATTATGAAAATAGAGACCCcttaaatttgttaaaaaaaaataacttcaACATTGTTTTTaaacttataaaaaatgctggaagtatttacataataacaGCGAAGAAACATACTATCTCTTTATCTTATAGCCAAAGTAAACAATTTACTaaggaagaaaataatacCAATACAGTTACACATAACCATAATATGCCAAGCGAAAATAATagcaacaaaaaatatattcaacaAACAGTTCAAAAGAAAACTTTTGATattgataatattatatgccAACAAAAGGGTATTCCcatttattactattataaaaatgtttaa